From Primulina tabacum isolate GXHZ01 chromosome 2, ASM2559414v2, whole genome shotgun sequence, one genomic window encodes:
- the LOC142525994 gene encoding uncharacterized protein LOC142525994 isoform X2 — MAKQLDDGEFWLPSGFLTGDELLTDFRADRFRTKPGHDFSHGFRCSSGFSSDLSSPVESFTGSSETESDEDDFIAFLTRKIAYSTLKDSNILSEYLEQGLKLSGSPQSTLCGYKPSSCRGSPECISQFPSPTEVKINALWDLLYAAAGEVARMRASQETKAFYSTKHSPFSVPQTNPSIMSGVCSNHKTHVQISPQHMQAANFQKMNGILGQEKLGNQFQNGRNVWERRNGLSAAAWPTLQQSHQQPPLVPRSGMRSVYLGENGAEKERTGTGVFLPRRYETTTPLETRKKPERVFHALNLNLESMEIPAQAHFRSISDIKPQYDATLKPVSRIRMAQQKDFGARSVMNQELWLPQEWTY, encoded by the exons ATGGCGAAACAGTTGGATGATGGGGAGTTCTGGCTGCCGTCGGGGTTCCTGACTGGCGATGAACTGCTCACTGATTTCAGAGCTGACCGCTTCAGAACGAAACCGGGTCATGATTTTTCACATGGGTTCCGGTGTTCTTCCGGATTTAGCTCGGATCTGAGTTCGCCTGTTGAGTCATTCACGGGTTCATCGGAAACCGAGAGCGACGAAGATGATTTCATTGCCTTTCTTACTCGGAAGATAGCTTATTCTACTCTAAAAGACTCCAATATCTTGTCTGAGTACTTGGAACAG GGATTGAAGTTATCTGGTTCACCGCAGTCAACTCTTTGCGGGTATAAACCTAGTTCCTGTCGAGGAAGTCCCGAGTGCATTTCTCAATTCCCTTCGCCGACGGAAGTTAAAATCAATGCCTTGTGGGATTTGCTGTACGCTGCTGCCGGGGAGGTTGCGAGGATGCGGGCGAGTCAAGAGACGAAAGCGTTTTATTCAACCAAACACAGCCCTTTTTCTGTTCCCCAGACGAACCCTAGCATCATGTCTGGAGTTTGCTCGAATCATAAAACACATGTCCAAATCTCCCCGCAGCATATGCAGGCAGCCAAT TTTCAGAAGATGAATGGGATTTTGGGACAAGAGAAACTAGGAAACCAGTTTCAGAATGGAAGGAATGTATGGGAAAGAAGAAACGGGCTATCCGCCGCTGCTTGGCCTACTTTACAACAGTCTCACCAGCAACCGCCGCTTGTACCACGTTCAGGGATGAGGTCTGTTTATCTTGGGGAAAACGGAGCCGAGAAGGAAAGAACCGGAACTGGAGTCTTTTTGCCCCGAAGATATGAAACCACCACCCCCCTTGAAACTCGCAAGAAACCAG AGAGAGTGTTCCATGCCCTGAATTTGAATCTTGAATCTATGGAAATTCCGGCGCAAGCCCATTTCAGAAGCATTTCAGATATCAAGCCTCAATATG ATGCCACTTTGAAACCTGTTTCTCGCATCAGAATGGCTCAACAGAAAGATTTTGGCGCACGGTCAGTGATGAATCAAGAACTCTGGCTTCCTCAGGAATGGACTTACTAA
- the LOC142525994 gene encoding uncharacterized protein LOC142525994 isoform X1, translating to MAKQLDDGEFWLPSGFLTGDELLTDFRADRFRTKPGHDFSHGFRCSSGFSSDLSSPVESFTGSSETESDEDDFIAFLTRKIAYSTLKDSNILSEYLEQGLKLSGSPQSTLCGYKPSSCRGSPECISQFPSPTEVKINALWDLLYAAAGEVARMRASQETKAFYSTKHSPFSVPQTNPSIMSGVCSNHKTHVQISPQHMQAANFQKMNGILGQEKLGNQFQNGRNVWERRNGLSAAAWPTLQQSHQQPPLVPRSGMRSVYLGENGAEKERTGTGVFLPRRYETTTPLETRKKPAERVFHALNLNLESMEIPAQAHFRSISDIKPQYDATLKPVSRIRMAQQKDFGARSVMNQELWLPQEWTY from the exons ATGGCGAAACAGTTGGATGATGGGGAGTTCTGGCTGCCGTCGGGGTTCCTGACTGGCGATGAACTGCTCACTGATTTCAGAGCTGACCGCTTCAGAACGAAACCGGGTCATGATTTTTCACATGGGTTCCGGTGTTCTTCCGGATTTAGCTCGGATCTGAGTTCGCCTGTTGAGTCATTCACGGGTTCATCGGAAACCGAGAGCGACGAAGATGATTTCATTGCCTTTCTTACTCGGAAGATAGCTTATTCTACTCTAAAAGACTCCAATATCTTGTCTGAGTACTTGGAACAG GGATTGAAGTTATCTGGTTCACCGCAGTCAACTCTTTGCGGGTATAAACCTAGTTCCTGTCGAGGAAGTCCCGAGTGCATTTCTCAATTCCCTTCGCCGACGGAAGTTAAAATCAATGCCTTGTGGGATTTGCTGTACGCTGCTGCCGGGGAGGTTGCGAGGATGCGGGCGAGTCAAGAGACGAAAGCGTTTTATTCAACCAAACACAGCCCTTTTTCTGTTCCCCAGACGAACCCTAGCATCATGTCTGGAGTTTGCTCGAATCATAAAACACATGTCCAAATCTCCCCGCAGCATATGCAGGCAGCCAAT TTTCAGAAGATGAATGGGATTTTGGGACAAGAGAAACTAGGAAACCAGTTTCAGAATGGAAGGAATGTATGGGAAAGAAGAAACGGGCTATCCGCCGCTGCTTGGCCTACTTTACAACAGTCTCACCAGCAACCGCCGCTTGTACCACGTTCAGGGATGAGGTCTGTTTATCTTGGGGAAAACGGAGCCGAGAAGGAAAGAACCGGAACTGGAGTCTTTTTGCCCCGAAGATATGAAACCACCACCCCCCTTGAAACTCGCAAGAAACCAG CAGAGAGAGTGTTCCATGCCCTGAATTTGAATCTTGAATCTATGGAAATTCCGGCGCAAGCCCATTTCAGAAGCATTTCAGATATCAAGCCTCAATATG ATGCCACTTTGAAACCTGTTTCTCGCATCAGAATGGCTCAACAGAAAGATTTTGGCGCACGGTCAGTGATGAATCAAGAACTCTGGCTTCCTCAGGAATGGACTTACTAA